From Cellulophaga lytica DSM 7489, a single genomic window includes:
- a CDS encoding GNAT family N-acetyltransferase: MKDQKELTFKLISAIETYPVRHPVLRAGKPLSSCEFSGDNLKTTFHIGAYQNNQLIGVASLLQVKNTSILNVFAYQLRGMAIANEHQGKGLGKKIINYAETILKEKGVLLLWMNARVSAIPFYTKCGYTKSGSIFDIQKVGPHVVMFKKLN, encoded by the coding sequence ATGAAAGACCAAAAAGAACTTACATTTAAATTAATTTCTGCTATTGAAACTTACCCAGTTAGACATCCTGTATTAAGAGCAGGTAAACCCCTATCTTCGTGTGAGTTTTCTGGTGATAATTTAAAAACTACTTTTCATATTGGCGCATACCAAAACAACCAATTAATAGGTGTTGCAAGCCTGTTACAAGTAAAAAATACTTCTATTTTAAATGTTTTTGCTTACCAACTTAGAGGAATGGCCATAGCTAATGAACACCAAGGAAAGGGACTTGGCAAAAAAATTATTAACTATGCAGAAACAATTTTAAAAGAAAAAGGCGTTTTATTATTGTGGATGAACGCCAGAGTAAGCGCAATTCCTTTTTATACAAAATGTGGTTATACCAAAAGTGGCAGCATTTTTGACATACAAAAGGTGGGACCACACGTGGTTATGTTTAAAAAATTAAATTAA
- a CDS encoding M15 family metallopeptidase yields MQRRSFILKTGIIGAAAITAPQLIFAQEQEEEVTYSIEELMGKADIDLYGKGINLRKEAHDAFKKMKVAAYSAGIDLKIVSSYRNYYRQEGIWERKYLKYTDDQKMKPLNAIDKIIEYSTIPGTSRHHWGTDIDIIDGYQKTSGDVLVPKKFEEGGPFEDLKKWMDENANDFGFYLVYTNNKKRRGFKYEPWHYSYAPISKPMLEQFRGKNIMRLVKEQQLLGGEHFTAGFLKSYIVNNILDINPELL; encoded by the coding sequence ATGCAAAGAAGATCATTTATCCTAAAAACCGGAATTATAGGTGCTGCCGCAATTACGGCTCCACAACTTATTTTTGCTCAAGAGCAAGAAGAAGAAGTTACCTATTCTATTGAAGAGTTAATGGGTAAAGCAGATATAGATTTGTATGGCAAAGGAATTAACCTAAGAAAAGAAGCCCATGATGCTTTTAAAAAAATGAAAGTAGCTGCTTACAGTGCTGGCATTGATTTAAAAATAGTATCCAGCTATAGAAATTACTACAGACAAGAAGGTATTTGGGAACGTAAGTATTTAAAATATACAGACGATCAAAAAATGAAACCTTTAAATGCTATTGATAAAATTATTGAATACTCTACTATTCCTGGTACAAGTAGACACCATTGGGGAACAGATATTGATATTATAGATGGCTATCAAAAAACTAGCGGAGATGTTTTAGTTCCTAAAAAATTTGAAGAAGGTGGGCCGTTTGAAGACCTTAAAAAATGGATGGACGAAAACGCGAACGACTTTGGTTTTTACTTAGTGTATACTAACAACAAAAAACGTAGAGGTTTTAAATATGAGCCTTGGCATTATAGCTACGCCCCTATTTCTAAACCTATGCTAGAACAGTTTAGAGGTAAAAATATTATGAGGTTGGTAAAAGAGCAACAACTTTTAGGTGGTGAACACTTTACTGCTGGCTTTTTAAAATCTTATATAGTAAACAATATTTTAGATATTAATCCAGAACTTTTATAA
- a CDS encoding M48 family metalloprotease — translation MRRGNWKIRILIGLAIVAFAYIQRCSNKEENPYTGRVQNINMDANQEIAIGLQSAPQMAQQHGGLYPDQKLQNFVDAVGNKLVQNSIAKDTPYKYEFHLLADEKTINAFALPGGQIFITYALFSKLNEAQLAGVLGHEIGHVIGRHSAERIADSNFWQTLSTGASVGADMGGVVNGIGQKTLLTNGRGDELESDELGVLFMIQSGYNPEEMIAVMKILKAAAGPNRQPEFQSTHPDPENRIEKIKEAIEKYKNEK, via the coding sequence ATGAGAAGAGGAAATTGGAAAATAAGAATACTTATAGGGCTTGCCATTGTTGCTTTTGCATACATACAAAGGTGCAGCAATAAAGAAGAAAACCCGTATACCGGTAGAGTGCAAAATATTAATATGGATGCCAATCAAGAAATTGCTATTGGTTTACAAAGTGCTCCACAAATGGCACAACAACACGGAGGTTTATATCCAGACCAAAAATTGCAAAATTTTGTAGATGCTGTTGGCAACAAATTAGTACAAAATAGTATTGCTAAAGACACTCCTTACAAATACGAGTTTCATTTATTGGCAGACGAAAAAACCATTAATGCTTTTGCGTTACCAGGCGGACAAATATTTATTACCTATGCCCTATTCTCTAAGCTTAATGAAGCACAATTGGCTGGTGTTTTAGGACATGAAATAGGACACGTAATTGGCAGACATTCGGCAGAACGTATAGCAGACAGCAATTTTTGGCAAACATTATCTACAGGGGCATCTGTTGGTGCAGATATGGGAGGTGTTGTTAACGGTATAGGACAAAAAACCTTACTCACTAATGGTCGTGGAGACGAATTAGAAAGTGATGAACTTGGAGTGTTATTTATGATACAATCTGGTTACAACCCAGAAGAAATGATAGCTGTAATGAAAATTTTAAAGGCAGCCGCAGGACCTAACAGGCAACCAGAGTTTCAAAGCACTCACCCAGATCCTGAAAACAGAATAGAAAAAATTAAAGAAGCAATAGAAAAATATAAAAACGAAAAATAA
- a CDS encoding DUF6747 family protein: protein MGRLLEYKRIYLSAFDNCRPILAVILLKAYSFFCFALISITVYAFLYRAFTGFRF, encoded by the coding sequence ATGGGAAGGCTACTAGAATACAAACGAATTTATTTAAGCGCATTTGACAATTGCAGACCAATACTGGCTGTGATTTTATTAAAAGCATATTCATTTTTTTGCTTTGCGCTAATATCTATAACTGTCTATGCATTTTTATACAGAGCATTTACAGGGTTTAGATTCTAA
- a CDS encoding ankyrin repeat domain-containing protein yields MKKTILVFAAALVVATTVVKANVNAVLPNYKVVNVALETVNPFCMAILKGDVETVRKLIEFGEDVNKKSNGMTPAIFAARYNKVEILEILVANGADIRIKCDKGRTIMKHAELSNAKETIAFLEQVAKEKKLARKNKRKRK; encoded by the coding sequence ATGAAAAAAACAATTTTAGTTTTTGCGGCTGCTTTAGTGGTAGCAACAACAGTAGTAAAAGCAAATGTTAATGCAGTATTACCAAATTACAAAGTAGTAAATGTTGCTTTAGAAACCGTAAACCCTTTTTGTATGGCTATTTTAAAGGGCGATGTAGAAACGGTACGTAAACTTATAGAATTTGGAGAAGATGTAAATAAAAAGTCGAATGGTATGACGCCTGCTATATTTGCTGCGCGATACAATAAGGTAGAAATTTTAGAGATACTTGTAGCAAACGGTGCAGATATTAGAATTAAATGCGATAAAGGACGTACAATAATGAAGCACGCAGAATTATCTAATGCAAAAGAAACTATAGCTTTTTTAGAGCAAGTAGCTAAAGAAAAAAAGTTAGCAAGAAAAAATAAAAGAAAAAGAAAGTAG
- the gpmI gene encoding 2,3-bisphosphoglycerate-independent phosphoglycerate mutase, whose translation MNKKVILMILDGWGKSPDPKISAIENANTPFIDGLYTKYANANLLTDGMNVGLPEGQMGNSEVGHMNLGAGRIVYQDLAKINLAVKENTLKDEEVIKNAFKYAKENNKAVHFLGLLSNGGVHSHTSHLKGLITAAESYGVENSYIHAFTDGRDVDPKSGKSYINDIITFCKDKNTKLASVIGRYYAMDRDKRWERVKLAYDLLVNNAGTKTNNVEQAIQDSYDNDVTDEFVKPIVVTDKNGDPTAKIQENDVVIFFNFRTDRGRELTEMLSQEMFHEYNTHPLKLYYVTMTNYNEAYKNVHVIYDKANIEETLGEVLSKAGKKQIRIAETEKYPHVTFFFNGGREVPFDGEQRILCPSPKVATYDLQPEMSAFDIRDAIIPELNKAEADFVCLNFANPDMVGHTGDMQAAIKACETVDSCAEAVITAGLKNDYTTIVIADHGNCETMVNPDGSPNTAHTTNPVPLILVDKELKQINDGVLGDIAPTILKLIGVKQPELMTQKSLV comes from the coding sequence ATGAACAAAAAAGTTATTTTAATGATTTTAGACGGATGGGGGAAATCTCCAGATCCTAAAATCTCGGCCATAGAAAACGCAAATACTCCTTTTATAGATGGATTGTATACCAAATATGCAAATGCTAATTTATTAACCGACGGAATGAATGTTGGTTTACCAGAAGGACAAATGGGTAACAGTGAAGTTGGACATATGAATTTGGGTGCTGGCCGTATTGTTTATCAAGATTTAGCAAAAATTAACTTAGCTGTTAAAGAAAATACTCTTAAGGATGAGGAAGTAATTAAAAACGCCTTTAAGTATGCTAAAGAAAATAATAAAGCTGTTCATTTTTTAGGTCTTCTTAGTAATGGTGGTGTACACTCACACACTTCACATTTAAAAGGGTTAATTACAGCTGCTGAAAGTTATGGTGTAGAAAATTCTTATATACATGCTTTTACAGATGGTAGAGATGTTGATCCTAAAAGTGGTAAAAGCTACATAAATGATATTATTACCTTTTGTAAAGATAAAAACACCAAATTAGCAAGTGTTATTGGTCGTTACTACGCTATGGATCGTGATAAACGTTGGGAGCGCGTTAAATTAGCATATGACTTATTAGTTAATAATGCCGGTACAAAAACCAACAATGTAGAGCAAGCTATACAAGATAGCTATGATAACGATGTTACAGATGAATTTGTTAAGCCAATTGTTGTAACAGATAAAAATGGTGACCCAACAGCAAAAATACAAGAAAATGATGTTGTTATTTTCTTCAATTTTAGAACAGACCGTGGTAGAGAACTAACAGAAATGTTAAGTCAAGAAATGTTTCATGAGTACAACACACACCCGCTAAAGTTATATTATGTTACAATGACAAATTATAACGAGGCCTATAAAAATGTGCATGTTATTTATGACAAAGCAAATATTGAGGAAACTTTAGGTGAAGTGTTATCTAAAGCAGGAAAAAAGCAAATTCGTATTGCTGAAACAGAGAAATATCCTCACGTTACATTTTTCTTCAACGGTGGTAGAGAGGTTCCTTTTGATGGTGAGCAGCGTATTTTATGTCCGTCTCCTAAGGTTGCTACTTATGACTTACAGCCAGAAATGAGTGCTTTTGATATTAGAGACGCTATTATACCAGAATTGAACAAAGCAGAGGCAGATTTTGTTTGCCTAAACTTTGCTAATCCAGATATGGTAGGACATACAGGAGATATGCAAGCCGCAATAAAAGCCTGCGAAACTGTAGACAGTTGTGCAGAAGCTGTAATTACTGCAGGTTTAAAAAATGATTACACTACTATTGTAATAGCAGATCATGGTAATTGTGAAACTATGGTAAACCCAGATGGGAGCCCCAACACTGCACATACAACCAATCCTGTACCACTAATTTTGGTAGACAAAGAATTAAAACAAATTAATGATGGTGTTTTAGGAGATATAGCACCTACAATTTTAAAATTAATAGGAGTAAAACAACCAGAGCTAATGACACAAAAATCTTTAGTTTAA
- the map gene encoding type I methionyl aminopeptidase, with product MVKIKTPEEIEIMRESALMVSKTLGLIAKEIKPGVTTLQLDKIAEEFIRDNGGIPGFLGLYDFPNTLCMSPNQQVVHGIPNNKPLENGEIISVDCGVLKNGYYGDHAYTFEVGEVDPETKKLLDITKQSLYVGIKEFKAGNRVGDVGFAIQQFCEAQGYGVVRELVGHGLGKKMHEGPEMPNYGKRGRGKKFVEGMVVAIEPMINQGTRKIVQHSDGWTITTLDNKPSAHFEHDVAIVNGKPQLLSTFDYIYEALGIESNEEDEFRVK from the coding sequence ATGGTAAAAATTAAAACACCTGAAGAAATAGAAATAATGCGCGAAAGTGCATTAATGGTTTCTAAAACATTAGGCTTAATTGCTAAAGAAATTAAGCCTGGTGTAACTACATTGCAGTTAGATAAAATTGCAGAAGAATTCATTAGAGATAATGGTGGTATTCCTGGTTTTTTAGGATTATATGATTTTCCTAACACATTATGTATGAGCCCTAACCAACAGGTTGTACACGGCATACCTAATAATAAACCATTAGAGAATGGCGAAATTATATCTGTAGATTGTGGTGTATTAAAAAATGGTTACTACGGAGATCACGCATACACTTTTGAAGTTGGAGAAGTAGATCCGGAAACTAAAAAATTGCTTGATATTACTAAGCAATCTTTATATGTAGGTATAAAAGAATTTAAAGCCGGCAATAGAGTTGGTGATGTTGGTTTTGCAATACAACAATTTTGCGAAGCGCAAGGTTATGGTGTTGTTCGTGAACTAGTTGGCCACGGCTTAGGCAAAAAAATGCATGAAGGACCAGAAATGCCTAACTATGGTAAACGCGGTAGAGGCAAAAAGTTTGTTGAAGGTATGGTAGTTGCTATAGAGCCAATGATTAACCAAGGTACAAGAAAAATTGTACAGCATAGTGATGGTTGGACAATTACAACTTTAGATAACAAACCAAGTGCACATTTTGAGCATGATGTAGCAATTGTAAATGGCAAACCACAATTATTATCTACTTTTGATTATATTTATGAAGCCCTAGGAATAGAGAGTAATGAAGAGGATGAGTTTAGGGTAAAATAA
- a CDS encoding DUF3667 domain-containing protein: MNCKTCNTGITNTHKYCSNCGAKIVLDRISLKGAWQEFIGPFFSWDNNFWKTFFNLFTKPKEVLEAYIGGARKKYFQPFSYLVVYATIALIINKIFPSTEVADFTNGIKSGLGDANPKAPKEALESINIIYQFYSNYYNLIIISSIPAYSLLTYLTFKKRDHNYSEHLVFNAYIQANLGYILIASQLIFFNLIGLSKGLISSAFILISAIYGLYVFIKLYQLTFKQTLYAFFRYAGYIILAFITLMILSIGVGILYAMTIKTS; this comes from the coding sequence ATGAATTGTAAAACGTGCAATACAGGCATTACAAACACACATAAATATTGCTCTAATTGTGGAGCAAAAATAGTTTTAGACAGAATATCATTAAAAGGCGCATGGCAAGAGTTCATTGGGCCTTTTTTTAGTTGGGACAATAACTTCTGGAAAACCTTTTTTAACTTATTTACAAAACCTAAAGAGGTTTTAGAGGCTTATATAGGTGGTGCTCGTAAAAAATATTTTCAGCCATTTTCATATTTGGTAGTTTACGCAACTATTGCCTTAATTATTAATAAAATTTTTCCTAGTACAGAAGTAGCAGATTTTACTAACGGTATCAAATCCGGTTTAGGGGATGCTAACCCCAAAGCTCCAAAAGAGGCATTAGAAAGCATAAATATAATTTATCAGTTTTACTCTAATTATTATAATCTAATTATAATATCTAGCATTCCTGCGTATAGCTTACTAACATATTTAACTTTCAAAAAAAGAGACCATAACTACTCAGAGCACTTAGTTTTTAACGCATACATACAAGCCAATTTAGGCTATATACTTATTGCTTCACAACTTATTTTTTTTAACCTTATAGGGCTTTCAAAAGGACTAATTTCAAGTGCTTTTATACTTATATCTGCTATTTATGGATTATATGTTTTCATAAAATTATATCAACTTACTTTTAAACAAACACTCTATGCCTTTTTTAGATATGCGGGCTATATTATACTAGCTTTTATTACTTTAATGATTTTAAGTATTGGTGTTGGTATTTTGTATGCAATGACAATAAAAACTAGCTAA
- a CDS encoding class I SAM-dependent methyltransferase: MKKLFKTILNTIPRPLLIKLSYVSRPILTFFMRGKTYVDPIDGKGFKKFLPYGYEKQRDNVLSPSTLSLERHRLLWLYLQSETDFFTADLKVLHFAPEQAFYKRFRKMKNLEYTTTDLESPLADVKADICNLPFKDNSYDVILCNHVLEHIPDDTKAMQEMYRVLKPGGWGVFQIPQDLSRENTFEDDTITDKKERTRIFGQYDHVRIYGKDYFAKLRKIGFTVEEVNYTKKLPPQDVKKYCLAQGEIIPVVKK, translated from the coding sequence ATGAAAAAGCTTTTTAAGACTATTTTAAATACCATACCTAGACCACTATTAATAAAACTAAGTTATGTATCACGTCCTATACTAACATTTTTTATGCGTGGCAAAACCTATGTAGACCCAATAGATGGCAAAGGCTTTAAAAAGTTTTTACCGTACGGATATGAAAAGCAACGAGACAATGTATTATCTCCTTCAACACTATCGTTAGAGCGCCATAGACTTCTTTGGCTTTATTTACAGAGCGAAACAGACTTTTTTACAGCAGATCTTAAGGTGCTACATTTTGCACCTGAACAAGCGTTTTATAAGCGTTTTAGAAAAATGAAAAATTTAGAGTACACTACCACAGATTTAGAATCTCCTTTAGCAGATGTAAAAGCAGACATATGCAACTTACCTTTTAAAGACAATAGTTATGATGTTATACTATGCAACCATGTTTTAGAGCATATACCAGATGACACCAAAGCTATGCAAGAAATGTACAGAGTTTTAAAACCTGGCGGATGGGGAGTTTTTCAAATACCACAAGATTTAAGTAGAGAAAATACTTTTGAAGACGATACCATAACAGATAAAAAAGAACGTACTCGTATTTTTGGACAGTATGACCACGTACGTATTTACGGCAAAGATTACTTTGCCAAATTAAGAAAAATAGGATTTACGGTTGAAGAGGTAAATTACACTAAAAAATTACCACCACAAGATGTTAAAAAATATTGCTTAGCCCAAGGAGAAATAATACCCGTAGTAAAAAAATAG
- a CDS encoding FAD:protein FMN transferase, with translation MTDLLKYKLKVVLFIATGCLFTACKNDNKSKIVENRNNGSALGTSYSIIYFTNETTNFQEEIDSVFKVINKSMSTYMPSSDISKINKGDSTLQVDHMFKEVFNLSKDINSKTDGYFDPTVGTLVNAWGFGPGEQIKLDSSKVDSLLEYVGFSKVELTNKGTIKKANTNILFDFNAIAKGYSIDRLAVMLESKGITDFLIEVGGEIYAKGENLKKKKKWVVGINDPEVEDRTNYKAAVTLKNVAMASSGNYRHFRVDPVTKEKYVHTLNPKTGYTKNAKVLGTTIITGNCAKADGYATSFMAMDLEDSKKIIEKDSTLQAYIIYLDDDGNTKEYITKGFKDLLLE, from the coding sequence ATGACGGACTTATTAAAGTATAAATTAAAAGTAGTACTATTTATTGCTACCGGTTGCTTATTTACAGCTTGTAAAAATGATAATAAATCTAAAATTGTAGAGAACCGAAATAATGGATCTGCTCTGGGTACATCATACAGTATTATTTATTTTACAAATGAAACGACTAATTTTCAAGAAGAAATAGATTCAGTTTTTAAAGTGATAAACAAGTCTATGTCTACCTATATGCCTTCATCAGACATTTCTAAAATTAATAAAGGAGATTCTACCTTACAAGTAGACCATATGTTTAAAGAGGTTTTTAACCTATCTAAAGATATTAATAGCAAAACTGATGGCTATTTTGATCCTACTGTAGGGACTTTAGTAAATGCTTGGGGTTTTGGGCCAGGAGAGCAAATAAAATTAGACAGCTCTAAAGTAGATAGCTTGTTAGAGTATGTTGGTTTTAGTAAAGTAGAACTAACTAATAAAGGCACCATAAAGAAAGCAAATACTAACATTTTGTTTGATTTTAATGCTATTGCTAAAGGGTATTCTATAGACAGGCTAGCAGTAATGTTAGAGAGTAAGGGTATTACAGACTTTTTAATTGAAGTAGGAGGAGAGATTTATGCTAAAGGCGAAAATTTAAAAAAGAAGAAAAAATGGGTTGTTGGTATTAATGACCCTGAGGTTGAAGACCGAACCAATTATAAAGCAGCTGTAACACTTAAAAATGTAGCTATGGCATCTTCAGGTAATTACAGGCATTTTAGAGTAGATCCAGTTACCAAAGAAAAATATGTGCACACATTAAATCCAAAAACTGGGTATACTAAAAACGCTAAAGTTTTAGGAACAACTATTATTACCGGTAACTGTGCTAAAGCAGATGGTTATGCAACTTCTTTTATGGCAATGGATTTAGAAGATTCTAAAAAAATAATTGAAAAAGACTCTACATTGCAAGCCTACATTATTTATTTGGATGATGATGGTAATACAAAAGAATATATTACAAAAGGCTTTAAAGACTTACTATTAGAGTAG
- a CDS encoding ankyrin repeat domain-containing protein: MKKSIIAFGIVFSLVATSLSASNGPDKPVLKKNLKIEKTTIKDLSPLSIAVVKGNFDTTKKFLEFGSDINQKSGTMGMTPLMYAARYNKVELMKLLVANGANVKAKSKIGVTALKYAKAANAHAAVKYLKSL; this comes from the coding sequence ATGAAAAAATCAATTATCGCTTTCGGAATCGTATTTAGTTTAGTAGCAACAAGTTTATCAGCTAGTAATGGTCCGGATAAACCAGTGTTAAAGAAAAATTTAAAAATTGAAAAAACAACTATCAAGGATTTATCTCCTTTAAGCATAGCTGTTGTTAAGGGTAATTTTGATACCACTAAAAAATTCTTAGAATTTGGATCAGATATTAATCAAAAATCAGGTACAATGGGTATGACTCCATTAATGTACGCTGCAAGATATAATAAAGTAGAGCTTATGAAGCTTTTAGTAGCAAATGGTGCAAATGTTAAGGCAAAATCTAAAATTGGTGTTACGGCATTAAAATATGCTAAAGCTGCCAATGCACATGCTGCTGTAAAATATTTAAAAAGCTTATAG
- a CDS encoding ankyrin repeat domain-containing protein has product MKKSIIACSLLLSVVATSIASEKKPLPIKKINVTTIKNVSPLSIAVAKGDYGTTASFLAYGADSNEKSVSTGMTPLMYAARYNNVKLLKLLISNGADTTLKSKIGYTALGYAKLSKASEAVAFLQSI; this is encoded by the coding sequence ATGAAAAAATCAATCATCGCATGTAGTCTTTTATTAAGTGTAGTAGCAACTTCTATAGCATCAGAGAAAAAGCCATTACCTATAAAAAAAATTAATGTAACAACAATTAAAAATGTTTCGCCTTTAAGTATTGCAGTAGCAAAAGGAGATTATGGTACAACGGCAAGTTTTTTGGCGTATGGAGCAGATAGTAATGAAAAATCTGTTAGTACAGGTATGACACCTTTAATGTATGCAGCAAGGTATAACAATGTTAAACTGTTAAAACTGTTAATTAGTAATGGAGCAGATACTACATTAAAATCTAAAATTGGCTATACGGCACTTGGCTATGCAAAATTATCTAAAGCCTCAGAAGCAGTGGCCTTTTTGCAATCAATTTAA
- the nqrF gene encoding NADH:ubiquinone reductase (Na(+)-transporting) subunit F: MILATSTIGTIVITVIAFMALLLLLVALLLFTKEKLSPSGPVTITINGEKKVEVGSGSSLLTTLGNQKIFLPSACGGGGTCIQCECHVLSGGGDALPTETPHFSKKELNHGARLACQVKVKQDMEITIPEEVFGIKKWDATVVRNYNVASFIKEFVVEIPEDMGYKAGGYIQIEIPECEIKYSDIDITAHPEEHETPDKFQAEWDKFNLWPLVMKNEETVERAYSMASFPAEGREIMLNVRIATPPWDRAKNGWMDVNPGVASSYIFAQKPGDKVVISGPYGEFFINESESEMLYVGGGAGMAPMRSHLYHLFKTLKTGRKVTYWYGGRSKRELFYLDHFYELEKEFPNFKFYLALSEPLPEDNWKVKENIDAPGDGFVGFIHNCVIDNYLSHHESPEDIELYFCGPPLMNKAVQKMGEDFGIPDEHIRFDDFGG; encoded by the coding sequence ATGATTTTAGCTACAAGCACAATAGGTACAATTGTAATTACGGTAATTGCTTTTATGGCGTTATTGTTATTATTAGTTGCTCTTTTACTTTTTACAAAAGAAAAATTATCTCCTTCTGGTCCTGTTACTATAACCATTAATGGAGAAAAGAAGGTTGAAGTAGGCTCTGGTAGTTCTTTGCTTACAACATTAGGTAACCAAAAAATATTTTTACCATCTGCATGTGGTGGTGGTGGTACTTGTATACAGTGTGAGTGTCACGTTTTATCTGGTGGTGGAGATGCTTTACCAACAGAAACACCTCACTTCTCTAAAAAAGAGTTAAACCACGGTGCGCGTTTAGCTTGCCAGGTTAAAGTAAAGCAGGATATGGAAATTACCATTCCTGAAGAAGTATTTGGTATTAAAAAATGGGATGCTACAGTTGTACGTAACTACAATGTTGCATCATTTATTAAAGAATTTGTAGTTGAAATTCCAGAGGATATGGGCTACAAAGCTGGTGGATATATTCAGATAGAAATTCCTGAATGTGAAATTAAGTATTCTGATATAGATATTACGGCTCACCCTGAAGAGCATGAAACTCCAGATAAGTTTCAGGCAGAATGGGATAAATTTAATTTATGGCCTTTAGTAATGAAAAACGAAGAAACTGTAGAAAGAGCTTACTCAATGGCTTCTTTCCCTGCAGAAGGTCGTGAAATTATGTTAAACGTACGTATTGCTACTCCGCCTTGGGATAGAGCTAAAAACGGATGGATGGATGTTAACCCAGGTGTAGCTTCATCTTACATATTTGCACAAAAACCAGGAGATAAAGTTGTTATTTCTGGACCTTACGGTGAGTTCTTTATTAATGAGTCTGAATCTGAAATGCTTTATGTTGGTGGTGGAGCAGGTATGGCGCCAATGCGTTCTCACTTATACCACTTATTTAAAACATTAAAAACAGGAAGAAAAGTTACTTACTGGTATGGTGGACGTTCTAAGAGAGAGTTATTCTACTTGGATCATTTCTACGAGTTAGAAAAAGAATTCCCTAACTTTAAGTTTTACTTAGCACTTTCTGAGCCTTTACCAGAAGATAACTGGAAAGTAAAAGAAAATATAGATGCGCCTGGTGATGGTTTTGTAGGGTTTATTCACAATTGTGTAATAGATAATTATTTAAGTCATCATGAGTCTCCAGAAGATATTGAATTGTATTTCTGTGGACCTCCTTTAATGAACAAAGCTGTTCAGAAAATGGGTGAAGATTTTGGTATTCCAGATGAGCACATCAGATTTGATGACTTTGGAGGATAA
- the nqrE gene encoding NADH:ubiquinone reductase (Na(+)-transporting) subunit E, which yields MLEHVELFFKSIFIDNMVFATFLGMCSYLAVSKKVSTAVGLGAAVIFVLAVTVPMNWLLDQYLLRDGALAWLGPEYADYNLSFLSFILFIATIATMVQLVEIVVEKFSPSLYNSLGIFLPLIAVNCAILGGSLFMQSRDIQTLGLAFNYGISSGIGWFLAILAIAAIREKIRYSNVPAPLRGLGITFIITGLMAIGFMSFGGMLTGGDDAPKKEAKETAQKAQDKEVKNEIDENSVSYNNALNK from the coding sequence ATGTTAGAACATGTAGAATTATTTTTTAAATCCATATTTATAGATAATATGGTATTTGCTACCTTTTTAGGAATGTGTTCCTATTTGGCAGTATCTAAAAAAGTATCCACAGCCGTAGGTCTTGGTGCTGCAGTAATATTTGTACTTGCAGTAACTGTACCTATGAACTGGTTGTTAGATCAGTACTTGTTAAGAGATGGTGCTTTAGCTTGGTTAGGGCCAGAGTATGCAGATTATAACTTAAGCTTTTTATCATTTATATTATTTATTGCAACTATTGCAACAATGGTACAATTGGTTGAGATAGTAGTAGAAAAGTTTTCGCCATCATTATATAACTCTTTGGGTATATTTTTACCTTTAATTGCAGTAAACTGTGCCATTTTAGGTGGTTCTTTATTTATGCAATCTAGAGATATACAAACGTTAGGTTTGGCTTTTAACTACGGTATAAGTTCTGGTATTGGTTGGTTTTTAGCAATTTTAGCTATTGCTGCAATTCGCGAAAAAATTAGATACTCTAACGTTCCTGCTCCTTTAAGAGGTTTAGGTATTACGTTTATAATCACAGGTCTTATGGCTATTGGCTTTATGAGCTTTGGTGGTATGTTAACTGGTGGTGATGATGCTCCTAAAAAAGAAGCAAAAGAAACTGCACAGAAGGCACAAGACAAGGAAGTTAAAAATGAAATTGATGAAAATTCAGTTTCTTACAATAACGCTTTAAATAAATAA